In Myripristis murdjan chromosome 18, fMyrMur1.1, whole genome shotgun sequence, the sequence CTCCCTCGCTCCCCTGGTCTTCCAGAGAGGTGACCTGTGAGGTCAACTACATGGAGGTAAACTGGGGTAAATCTCATTAGGGATGCACTCATGCCACTTCTTCAGTGAATATCTGATATCAAGTACAAAACCAGCTGACTCAGAGTACCtatccattcatttcactgaaCAGTGCAGGTTTGGCTCATTAGTTTGGGGTTACTGGGCAAGATAATTGAAAATCAATCCTCCTTTTCCCACTATTTTGACAAACACAGGCTTTTATGTGCCAAAATGGGGACTACTGCAgacaattttcagttttcaacattttttcagaGTTATTTCTGGTGGCATTGGATATTGGTCTTTGGTAAAATCCTTGATACTGATTCCATTTTAGCCTGGTACTGGTGCATGACTAAATCTTATGGCTAATGAGGATATTCCAACAGAGGTGTTTACATCAGCTGTGCCTCTGTTTAGGTATCTGTGAGGAGTGACATGACCTGTCCATCTGCGAGAAGGAAAGAGGACTGGAGTGCTGCCTTAACAACTGTATGTTTTGATTTCAATATATAATATTGCTGAAGCTAATTTGCATCCTGTGTTCAGAGAAGGGTTGCATTGCCTCTTATATGCTTAAGAAGTTTCTCTCAATTCTCCTCCGAGGCCTACTCCTCAGCCACCTCTGACTGGCAGGTGATGTTCCAGAGGGCAGGGCAGCAGCTGAGGCCCATGAGCCTATCAGAAGCTCGAGCGCAGAGCTATGTGTTTGATGTGACCGATGGAAGGATTGTATTTCGAACACCTTATGGACAGCCTGACTCGTTCAGCAGTATGGTAAATCATCATGACAGCTTCTCTGGTACAAAAGTAGCATGAAGTTTTACTGGATGCTCAGGTGTGCATTGCACTATGAAGATGGGTGGTAAACTTAACATCAAGTGTCTAGTCAACTAAATTATAAACTGATCAACTCCCAAAACCCTGCACAACTGTACATACACCGGCTGTCTGCATGTGGTGGCTTTTGCTCCAGAGCAGTAATTCAGTCTTTCTCTCCAGGTGGACGGCGTGCCAGCAGAAGTGATCCATCCAACCCTGTTCTCCAGACAAAGCTGGGTTGTCATCATGGTGGATCTGGTGGCCGCTTGCTCCATGTGTCAGTGCTACTACAGACTCCAAATCTCTGCAGTTTTCCCTAACTTGACCTGTCGCCCAGATGAAGCTGTAATGTTGTAATCTCTCCACAGATGAAGGGTCATACGATGGCAGCCACATAGTATGGAAGACTCCCCAGATCCTGTACCCGCTGATGTCTGGCCTCTCTGCTCTAGACAGTCAGGTCAGTCTGGGGGTTGGTGGCAAACTCCTGGAGCAGTCAATTACAGAGGAGAGAGGCTACATCATGAAGAAGCAGGAGTCCACCGTTCAGATCAGCATCCCATATAATGCCGAGGGAGGATACAGGAAGGTCAGAGCACAATGACATGATCATCAAAATGCCACTATGCAAGACTTGTATGTAGTAAAATATATGAATGGTCTCATAACTTCAATCAAAACGGAGCTACAACAAAGGAGCATCCCATATTAATGTCTAGATCTGCCCAAATTAAATTTTAGCAGTCTGGTATGATGACTGGCTGGAAATGTCAGTGTCATAGGGTGCCATATTGAGAGCAACCGATGCAAATCTCTAAAGGTGTCAGAGCCCCTCCTACCAAAGACTAGCCAACCTATTGTTGACAATCGGATATCAGGCATCAGATTTGGGTTTAGTTACATCGAGCACCGAAAAGATCATCAAAAAGATGCCCCTCCACCAATACCAGCCTCTAAAATGAAGGAAGTTGGAAAATGGGTGCATAGCTTACTTGAAGCACATGACTCTTCAGACCATCTAGTGTTTCTTTCAGGCACTTGGCGCTGAAAGTGAGATGCTACCCAGCGCTATGACACTCATTACACTTGGCATGCTTATCCTGGTGATATTCCATTCATCCTGGTATCTTCCCTTCTCAGAGCTTTTTGATGGACAGCACTTACCATGAGTTTTATGTCTTCAATCTCTACCTTGagcaaatcttggtggatgaggATTACATCGAGACCAGACTGCGCTTTTTCAGACCGCTCGCTACACCCCTGTTGTCACACCCAGTTCACACCGAAAACAGTTGAGTCCACCAAggtctttatcttttttttgtcttttggtcAATGGGGCATGACCATAATCTGAATGGCTTTTTCATTTTAGGAACTGTTGTTGAGGAAGGCGTATTCACTGTCTACCTTGGAGATTTCCCTGAGGATGTGGAGTTGGTGGCTGTTAAGATCAATGGACAGGACttcataaatacaaacagacacacaatctCTAAAGTCGCTCAAGCCAATGACACCCATGGCTACACTCTCAGGGTACCTTTTGATGACCCGGTTGTTGAGACACAGGTAAAATCTCAAGGACTTGTGACCTACGTTGGTTTGTCTTGAGTGTGACCTTGGGAGGAAATTGGACCTCAGATACCTGTCTGTGGTGCTCTAAGTATTATTTCCTGTCCTCTAGCTCTTCAGAGATGGAGTACTGCAACACAAATTGGACATCAACTACACACTGACCATTCTGCCTGAACAGGAACCTTACTACCAGCAAGCATCAATTGTAGCACTGATAAGAGATGTCTGTAAGATGATAACTGGATTATAAGTTTGTCAATCCTAGTCCTGAATACTGAACAGAAATGACAATTGTCTTATGTCTCAACAGTTCCTCCAGCTTTTGATGCAGTCTGCACTGAGAAAGGCATCAGCTTCAAGCTAGATCACCGGCCTTTTGACTGTTTATGGGAAATCTGCATCGGCTCAAACCCGCTGACACCTGAGCTGGCAGCCCAGCGGGGCTACTTCCTGCACAATGATAGCACGACCCTACTCCTGGATGTGCCACTCTTTACGGAGGGGTACATGTACAAGGTGACATGAcaaattatttgattttattggaAACATCACCTTTTTGAATTCTGTAGTTTTTGTGACAAACCTATTGACTTGAACACAATATGCAAGGAGTAAGGAATGTTTGTCTTGTTATAGGACATTGGCTTGAAGACATTCTCCGGGACCTTCCAGATTCATGTCCGGGATCCTAAAACCTTGGAGGTCCAGGGTTCCTCTGTTAAAACATGTCCATTCACAGCTACTGAACTTATTGGTAAGAACATCCCATGTTTTCACTGTGGGTTTTCTTCCTTGCATGTATAGTAGCTGATCGGGTGTGTTAACACTTTTCCGGTCTCCAGTGTGTTCGACTGACGGGAGGATGACGGTTGTGGCTAATGTGTCTATGGCCATTCCCAGTGGGGGGATCCCTGCTAAAACCTCCCTCCTTGACAGAAACTGTGGACCCAAAGAGGCAGACAGCTCTAGGGCTATGTTCTCTTTTGGCCTGAACACTTGTGGAACCAGAGTTAAGGTATTTCGCTTCAGTTTCACTCAGATAAATCTTACAACAGTCTGACACCAACAAGTTCAATGTGATAGTGTTTATTATGATTAAGTTGTGTATTTGATTATTActgtgcattttatgttttatgtctgGAAAACTTGATCGAACAAACTTCCAAAATTAATCTGAAGTTCAAAATGTAAGCAGATTTTATAACCATGGAAACTATGCCAATTTCATCAGCTAGTTCACCACTGTTAAACGTGTCTAATATGCGTGATTGTCGTCATGGTGAAACTGCCTGAACTGATCACTTTTGCTTTCAGTGTTGCACTCATTTGTCATAAATATGTCACTGCtgttttcacttcagtttttatttttgcccatCCGCAGCTTGGCAAGGATCATGTGAtctatgaaaatgaaattgttttCAATCAGAAGTTCCTCACTGTGAAAAAGCCAGTTGTTGCCAGGAACGCCACTGAGAAGTGTGTAATTCCACCAACCCTCAAAAATACATGAcattacaaatgcatttctCCTTGAGGTCTAAAACAGAATTTCCCTTGTTTTGCAGGCTGATACTGCAGTGTGTCTACCCTCTGGTTGGGCTCTATCGCCTCTTCTCGGTGCACAGGTTTGAGTCCGACACACCTGGTGCAGGAAGCATCACACGTTCCTCGCTGCTTGTGGAAAGTAGGTTGTTCACTTGTTGCACTAATTAAAGAAATATCCTTTATTCATGTTAAATTTTAAGCATCTTTACTGT encodes:
- the LOC115376480 gene encoding uncharacterized protein LOC115376480; the encoded protein is MALGFCFGVSLLLSVWPAAECAEIPAGVLDLECRDRYFLIAADLSFTGDEPRFEAVDGTGVYPITNLYAAECGYSISVLPRPGHVDLRASYFSCHVDNKDDKEFTFSFNLIATHDGGEEVTYTLNKTCSPSLPWSSREVTCEVNYMEVSVRSDMTCPSARRKEDWSAALTTAYSSATSDWQVMFQRAGQQLRPMSLSEARAQSYVFDVTDGRIVFRTPYGQPDSFSSMVDGVPAEVIHPTLFSRQSWVVIMVDLVAACSMYEGSYDGSHIVWKTPQILYPLMSGLSALDSQVSLGVGGKLLEQSITEERGYIMKKQESTVQISIPYNAEGGYRKSFLMDSTYHEFYVFNLYLEQILVDEDYIETRLRFFRPLATPLLSHPVHTENRTVVEEGVFTVYLGDFPEDVELVAVKINGQDFINTNRHTISKVAQANDTHGYTLRVPFDDPVVETQLFRDGVLQHKLDINYTLTILPEQEPYYQQASIVALIRDVFPPAFDAVCTEKGISFKLDHRPFDCLWEICIGSNPLTPELAAQRGYFLHNDSTTLLLDVPLFTEGYMYKDIGLKTFSGTFQIHVRDPKTLEVQGSSVKTCPFTATELIVCSTDGRMTVVANVSMAIPSGGIPAKTSLLDRNCGPKEADSSRAMFSFGLNTCGTRVKLGKDHVIYENEIVFNQKFLTVKKPVVARNATEKLILQCVYPLVGLYRLFSVHRFESDTPGAGSITRSSLLVEKPQQPTRRPTIKPTTTPQTTVSTTERPILMLPAMHPPAHYIKVFGFLKDLTDNLSKKRG